From the genome of Marixanthomonas ophiurae, one region includes:
- a CDS encoding DUF4136 domain-containing protein, which produces MKALKFIPLILLFAFVASCSSVRVATDYDRKADFNSYNTFAFYKPGIDKAEINDLDKKRILRAIDAELAAKGLSKNKSADLLVSIFTKENERVDVYNNNFGYGWGWNPWYYGGYSGNTISRSTEGSLYIDLIDAKTNELVWQGIGSARLVTHGDIEDKEDRIREIVNEILAEYPPGAMKQ; this is translated from the coding sequence ATGAAAGCATTAAAATTTATACCCCTTATACTATTGTTTGCTTTTGTAGCATCTTGCAGTTCTGTAAGAGTTGCAACCGACTACGATAGAAAAGCAGATTTTAACTCCTACAATACTTTCGCGTTTTATAAACCCGGTATTGACAAAGCAGAAATAAACGACTTAGATAAAAAACGTATCCTTCGTGCGATTGATGCTGAATTAGCCGCTAAAGGACTATCCAAAAATAAATCGGCTGATCTTTTGGTGAGTATTTTTACCAAAGAAAATGAACGTGTAGATGTCTATAACAACAACTTTGGTTACGGCTGGGGTTGGAATCCATGGTATTATGGAGGGTATTCCGGAAACACCATTTCCCGTTCTACTGAAGGAAGCCTTTATATAGACCTTATTGATGCCAAAACCAACGAACTAGTGTGGCAAGGTATAGGCAGTGCTCGCCTTGTTACTCATGGAGATATTGAAGACAAAGAAGACCGCATCCGAGAAATTGTAAATGAAATTTTAGCGGAATATCCGCCTGGAGCAATGAAGCAATAA
- a CDS encoding PA14 domain-containing protein → MYKKILPFFISFSFLTASAQIGINTTNIDNGVMLEIDSDDSGILIPRITLSSTTDNTTIPGTLTNGTLIYNTTANATLQEGFYYWQNTEWVLISTGSNDNVYTTNGTLNTNRTINTGTNIFQLSGEALRNGFSLKRTNNSLERGLSFQNSGNNYDASIFMESNTGSGLVFATGGNVSDASTLGRTLTLQDDQSITFDTYGSGTFTGTPTQNLMVDTDGNVIEEALNYGVQFYSYNITPAASPDLNALERNNTVSRSGFYTGNLNNVNALKPSNDDGFVIKIVGTYEVQNTGVFNFSEDSDDGARIYVDGSLVLNGWADSGSGQVNTGGVRLAKGKHTFEFWYYENAGGEAFSFSWGTNADGNSGVINASQFTVE, encoded by the coding sequence ATGTATAAAAAAATACTTCCGTTTTTCATTTCCTTTTCTTTTTTAACAGCCTCAGCTCAAATAGGCATTAACACTACAAATATTGATAATGGAGTCATGCTCGAGATAGACAGTGACGACAGCGGTATATTAATACCAAGAATAACACTTTCTAGCACAACCGATAACACCACCATTCCTGGCACACTCACCAATGGCACATTAATATACAACACTACTGCTAATGCCACCCTACAAGAGGGGTTCTATTATTGGCAAAACACGGAATGGGTTTTAATAAGTACTGGCTCCAACGATAATGTGTACACTACAAATGGCACGCTAAATACTAACCGGACCATAAATACCGGCACTAATATATTTCAACTATCGGGAGAAGCATTGCGCAATGGGTTCTCTTTAAAGCGAACAAACAACAGTTTAGAGCGCGGCCTCTCGTTTCAAAATTCTGGTAATAATTACGATGCTTCTATCTTTATGGAATCAAATACTGGGTCCGGCTTGGTATTTGCCACAGGAGGTAATGTCTCTGATGCTAGTACACTAGGACGCACGTTGACGCTTCAAGATGACCAAAGCATCACCTTCGACACCTACGGAAGTGGAACATTTACAGGAACTCCTACACAAAATTTAATGGTAGATACAGACGGCAATGTTATTGAAGAAGCTTTAAATTATGGGGTACAATTTTATTCATACAATATAACGCCTGCGGCTTCCCCAGACCTCAATGCATTAGAACGTAACAATACAGTAAGTCGCTCGGGTTTTTATACTGGCAACTTAAATAATGTCAACGCATTAAAACCTTCAAACGACGATGGTTTTGTTATAAAAATTGTAGGGACCTACGAAGTACAAAATACGGGTGTTTTTAACTTTAGCGAAGATAGTGATGATGGTGCTCGTATATATGTTGACGGTTCTTTAGTTCTCAATGGTTGGGCCGATTCAGGATCAGGTCAAGTAAACACTGGAGGTGTAAGACTCGCAAAAGGCAAACATACGTTTGAATTCTGGTATTATGAAAATGCCGGCGGGGAAGCCTTTTCTTTCTCCTGGGGAACCAATGCAGACGGAAACTCTGGTGTTATAAATGCCTCACAGTTTACAGTAGAGTAA
- a CDS encoding T9SS type A sorting domain-containing protein, with translation MKTIITLISFLTVFIAQAQWTNDTDVNTLVADSEALDMQAKGTSDGMTYIVFWKNVGAPVNIELRLQILDADGNQTLGADGMLISDQIPMSTFTVLWNIVVDADDHLYIGVTGTGGGDPAYVFKLDSDGNHLWDASGVNVGSGNKVTILPLTEGGAIVSWLASNGAVMQKYDGSGSPVWPSTQPIELSSGFTAPGNFFELSGGDYIAVFHSLLSGINSNLYAQRYDDDGNPVWTEATQISEGLTAFNRNYTGTQDDDVVYMGYFSAANNRFDSFLQRINSDGTLPWGINGVDFDVNQTDFETNTEIAFSQGSDVVWSVCTYTDSNQGQHGEYVQKFDKNTGARELTDNAKVVFPIGSEKVHAGSLQLKNDSPLFLNKEGEDNGATPTTLNAVYLDENGNFAWAEETKPVATFAASKGRVQYSVPVNNQSVAVFVEDKGDGPKMYAQNVVDEELGTEEFSNASLSYTNPVQDEIALNSTVAIEVVAIYNTLSQQVFTKTYSGATQMTIDVQGWAPGIYIMKLNAGNGLSKSIKLIKN, from the coding sequence ATGAAAACAATTATTACACTTATTAGCTTTTTGACAGTATTTATTGCCCAGGCGCAATGGACAAACGATACCGATGTGAACACCTTGGTGGCAGATTCTGAAGCCCTCGATATGCAGGCTAAAGGTACTTCCGATGGAATGACTTATATTGTATTTTGGAAAAACGTTGGGGCTCCCGTCAATATAGAATTACGCTTACAAATATTGGATGCAGACGGAAACCAAACGCTAGGTGCCGATGGTATGTTGATAAGTGACCAAATACCTATGAGTACTTTTACGGTACTCTGGAATATAGTTGTTGATGCCGATGACCATCTTTATATAGGAGTAACTGGAACTGGCGGTGGTGACCCTGCTTATGTTTTTAAATTAGACAGTGATGGCAATCATTTATGGGATGCAAGCGGTGTTAATGTAGGGAGTGGTAATAAGGTTACTATCCTTCCTCTTACAGAAGGAGGTGCTATTGTTAGTTGGTTGGCTTCAAATGGGGCAGTGATGCAAAAATATGATGGTAGCGGTTCTCCAGTTTGGCCATCAACGCAGCCTATAGAGTTAAGCTCAGGGTTTACGGCTCCAGGAAATTTCTTTGAACTATCAGGAGGTGATTATATTGCTGTTTTTCATTCGTTATTGAGCGGAATAAATTCAAATTTATATGCACAACGTTATGACGACGATGGCAACCCGGTGTGGACAGAGGCTACACAAATTTCAGAAGGCTTAACTGCTTTTAACCGAAATTACACAGGAACACAAGATGACGATGTGGTCTATATGGGCTATTTTTCTGCCGCTAACAATCGTTTTGATTCGTTTTTACAACGAATTAACTCTGACGGTACACTTCCGTGGGGCATTAATGGAGTTGACTTTGATGTTAATCAAACAGACTTTGAAACGAATACCGAAATAGCTTTTTCACAAGGCTCAGACGTTGTATGGTCAGTTTGTACTTACACAGATAGCAACCAAGGGCAACATGGAGAATATGTTCAGAAATTTGATAAAAATACAGGGGCAAGAGAACTTACCGATAATGCAAAAGTTGTTTTTCCTATCGGATCTGAAAAAGTTCACGCTGGAAGTCTTCAGCTAAAAAATGATAGTCCACTTTTCCTTAACAAGGAAGGAGAGGATAATGGTGCAACACCAACAACTTTAAATGCAGTATACCTTGACGAAAACGGAAATTTTGCGTGGGCGGAAGAAACCAAGCCTGTAGCTACCTTTGCAGCTTCAAAAGGTCGTGTTCAATATTCCGTGCCGGTAAATAACCAAAGCGTAGCTGTGTTTGTTGAAGACAAAGGAGACGGACCTAAAATGTATGCACAAAATGTTGTAGATGAAGAGTTGGGAACAGAAGAATTTTCGAACGCGTCACTTTCCTATACCAATCCAGTGCAAGATGAAATAGCACTTAACAGTACCGTAGCTATTGAAGTAGTTGCAATATACAATACGTTGAGTCAACAAGTTTTTACAAAAACATATAGCGGAGCCACTCAAATGACAATTGATGTTCAAGGTTGGGCACCTGGTATCTATATTATGAAATTGAATGCCGGTAACGGACTTTCAAAAAGTATCAAGTTAATTAAAAACTAA
- a CDS encoding helix-turn-helix transcriptional regulator, whose product MLLRVFFFFIVTFSAVAQEEVSVLVDSLANISSESEKSRISLSIASQLKNDDWDRALYYLEIAKKNAVDSESEKTIANYYNGAGDIFFSKDALDIALKYYLKAYDYYINQPSSDKSITLEQNLAVVYGRIKEPKKARTFFRKLHGYAEKENDIVLLAKILNNIGTSYLNSQVDSAKYYYERSENLLKTIPNEMQLKAYLNGNLGRTYFLKDSIEKAQKYFALAANYIEKDPTSRSQSKGWIYNTVSTYYEKINQLDSAIVYATKANEALSESKFSFENQAALQTLYKNYLKKKDYKNAAEYFQKYDAVRDSLNLEEKSANVEKIKVEQEYKNKEQIRELQDSKRRFRNYVLFLSLVSVLLLLGMLLYRFRNKLKNTKLEKQLAVAKQKELDTNLQLKNKELIGKAMVEIHRTEIIEEILQDLKEVKRKAAKKETQRAIDYIAKRLKRDTSSNIWEEFEMRFEQVHESFYKNLSDKHPDLTSRDKRLCALLKLNLTSKEIAQITGQSSKSVENARTRLRKKLEITHSDVELSAYLSSFGQKG is encoded by the coding sequence ATGTTACTTCGAGTATTTTTCTTTTTTATAGTCACTTTTTCGGCAGTCGCTCAAGAGGAAGTTTCTGTGTTGGTAGATAGTTTGGCCAATATTTCTTCCGAAAGTGAAAAATCTAGAATTAGTCTATCTATTGCATCTCAATTAAAAAATGATGATTGGGATCGTGCGTTGTATTATTTAGAGATTGCCAAAAAAAATGCTGTCGATTCTGAATCTGAAAAGACAATTGCTAATTATTACAATGGAGCAGGAGACATTTTTTTTAGTAAAGATGCGCTTGATATTGCTTTAAAATATTACTTAAAAGCATACGATTATTACATAAACCAACCTTCTAGCGATAAATCAATCACTCTAGAACAAAATCTAGCAGTGGTGTACGGCCGAATTAAAGAGCCTAAAAAAGCACGTACCTTTTTCAGAAAACTACATGGTTATGCAGAAAAAGAAAACGATATCGTTTTGCTGGCTAAAATATTGAATAATATTGGCACTAGTTATTTAAACTCTCAAGTAGATTCTGCCAAATATTACTATGAACGTTCTGAGAACTTATTAAAAACTATTCCCAATGAAATGCAGCTTAAAGCCTATCTCAATGGCAATTTAGGCAGAACTTATTTTTTAAAAGATAGTATAGAAAAAGCACAGAAATATTTTGCTTTAGCAGCAAATTATATTGAAAAAGACCCTACCTCAAGATCGCAATCAAAAGGATGGATTTACAATACGGTTTCAACGTATTATGAGAAGATAAACCAATTAGACTCTGCTATCGTGTATGCTACAAAGGCGAATGAGGCGCTATCCGAAAGTAAGTTTAGTTTCGAAAACCAAGCAGCCCTACAAACCCTTTATAAAAATTATCTGAAAAAGAAGGACTATAAAAATGCTGCAGAATATTTTCAGAAATATGATGCCGTAAGAGACAGTTTAAATTTAGAAGAAAAATCTGCTAACGTTGAAAAAATAAAGGTGGAGCAGGAATATAAAAACAAAGAACAAATACGGGAACTTCAGGATAGCAAAAGGCGGTTTAGAAATTATGTTCTTTTCTTGAGTTTGGTTTCTGTATTGTTACTGCTAGGAATGTTGTTATATAGATTTCGAAATAAACTTAAAAACACCAAACTAGAAAAACAATTAGCAGTTGCCAAACAGAAAGAACTCGACACTAATCTTCAGTTGAAAAATAAAGAACTTATTGGTAAAGCGATGGTAGAGATACACCGTACCGAAATTATTGAAGAAATTTTGCAAGATTTAAAAGAGGTTAAACGTAAAGCAGCAAAAAAAGAAACTCAAAGAGCAATCGATTATATTGCCAAAAGACTTAAGCGGGATACTTCAAGTAATATTTGGGAAGAATTTGAAATGCGCTTTGAGCAAGTACACGAATCCTTCTATAAAAATCTTTCAGACAAGCATCCCGATTTAACGTCTCGCGACAAACGGTTGTGTGCGTTATTAAAGTTGAATCTTACTTCAAAAGAGATTGCACAAATTACGGGACAGTCTTCAAAATCGGTTGAAAATGCCCGTACCCGACTTCGGAAAAAACTAGAAATCACCCATTCTGATGTTGAATTATCTGCTTATTTGTCCAGCTTCGGGCAAAAAGGGTAA
- a CDS encoding DUF5522 domain-containing protein, which yields MLFPKKRIKIEEGDFYLTPEGYKCFTKQYHLKRGYCCESGCRHCPYGFNKKKSTKNKE from the coding sequence ATGCTATTTCCAAAGAAAAGAATAAAGATTGAAGAAGGCGATTTTTACCTAACGCCCGAAGGCTATAAGTGCTTTACCAAGCAATACCACTTAAAACGTGGCTATTGCTGCGAAAGTGGCTGTAGACACTGTCCGTATGGATTTAACAAAAAAAAGAGCACAAAAAACAAAGAATAA
- a CDS encoding T9SS type A sorting domain-containing protein: MKAIFTILSMLLFTVALAQDKVFVHKATTGNSSGNVSTLDHPDLNGNSSANFIVTHNLDNEGVQYNDKVTGTWYNGSSWTVFNEDASTMVEGSSYNIYIPAGGKMISVEADGSSFDLELNDPAINGDPNAVMVYATYWNPNGVYNDNNYGFWYDTIAERWNIYNEDTAINIPAGAVFTILIDDSTGGATAFSHTATAPTSNYTVIDHPSLNNKPNAYPVVSPNWGTTGDPSNINIDSTIGVWYNGTNWTIYTEDVSTMPTNAKFNVYVADPTLGVEENESIAEISSYPNPTNGDVTFTSKEAITAISFYNILGQEVKQIYGNNSNNLTIDISGLAAGNYIAKVQAGTAVESVKLIKL; this comes from the coding sequence ATGAAAGCAATCTTTACAATTTTAAGTATGCTACTGTTTACAGTGGCACTTGCACAAGATAAAGTATTTGTGCACAAAGCAACGACTGGGAATTCTTCTGGGAACGTATCAACTTTAGACCATCCGGATTTGAATGGAAATTCCAGTGCCAATTTTATTGTTACACACAACCTTGACAATGAAGGTGTACAATACAATGACAAAGTAACCGGTACTTGGTATAATGGTAGCTCTTGGACTGTATTTAATGAAGATGCCTCCACTATGGTGGAAGGTTCGTCGTATAACATTTATATACCCGCGGGTGGTAAAATGATCAGTGTGGAGGCAGACGGATCTAGTTTTGATTTAGAATTAAACGATCCAGCAATTAATGGTGACCCCAACGCCGTTATGGTGTATGCTACGTATTGGAACCCAAACGGTGTTTATAACGACAATAATTATGGTTTTTGGTACGATACAATTGCTGAAAGATGGAACATTTATAATGAAGATACAGCTATCAATATTCCGGCCGGAGCAGTATTTACGATATTGATTGATGACAGTACCGGAGGCGCTACAGCGTTTTCGCATACTGCAACAGCCCCTACTAGCAACTATACTGTTATAGACCACCCCAGTTTAAACAACAAACCTAATGCTTATCCCGTGGTTTCACCTAATTGGGGGACTACTGGAGACCCCAGCAATATAAATATTGACAGCACTATAGGGGTTTGGTACAATGGCACCAATTGGACTATTTATACGGAAGATGTCTCGACGATGCCAACAAACGCAAAATTCAATGTATATGTTGCCGATCCAACCTTAGGAGTTGAAGAAAATGAAAGCATAGCCGAAATAAGCTCGTACCCTAACCCAACAAATGGAGACGTTACCTTTACTTCAAAAGAAGCGATTACCGCTATCAGTTTTTATAACATATTGGGGCAAGAGGTGAAGCAAATTTATGGAAACAACAGCAACAACCTAACTATCGACATATCAGGACTTGCAGCAGGAAATTATATAGCTAAAGTCCAAGCAGGAACAGCAGTTGAATCTGTAAAACTAATCAAGTTATAA
- a CDS encoding alpha-ketoacid dehydrogenase subunit alpha/beta: MKKISKDILKKAYKNLVTAKSLTELYEENFKTVSKYVHATSRGHEVIQTAIGMQLTPQDYAFPYYRDDSILLSIGMKPYDLMLQVLAKKDDPFSAGRTYYSHPSLRDDDKPKIPHQSSATGMQAIPATGVAMGMWYKETENLHDKYEEQPFVVCSLGDASVTEGEIAEAFQMAALKQLPILYLVQDNGWDISANEAETRAQNAYEYARGFNGLEAVSIDGTDFEESYNTLQDVISTIRTERRPFLVHAKVPLLNHHTSGVRMEFYRDDLDEARSRDPYPKLKKLLVDNGFSEKELSELEADILKSVQKDYEKALKAEDPKPEDLFTHDFAPTEITEEKGERSPEGGEKVVMVDCALFAIEELMGKHKECLLYGQDVGGRLGGVFREAATLAQKFGDNRVFNTPIQEAFIVGSTVGMSAVGLKPIVEVQFADYIWPGLNQLFTEVSRSNYLSNGKWPVSMILRVPIGAYGSGGPYHSSSVESVVTNIRGLKIAYPSNGADLKGLMKAAYYDPNPVVIFEHKGLYWSKVKGTKGATSLEPAEDYVLPFGKAWLLQEIWKQEDEETLSIITYGMGVHWAVNASAELGMEDRIEIVDLRTLHPLDYETVFKSVKKCGKCLVVTEEPSDNSFSRALQGRIQEECFQQLDAPVMIIGSENMPAIPLNSTLEETMIPSTEKVKTKIEALLNY, encoded by the coding sequence ATGAAGAAGATTTCAAAAGATATATTAAAAAAAGCTTATAAAAACTTGGTGACCGCTAAGTCCTTGACTGAGTTATATGAGGAAAATTTTAAAACAGTTTCAAAATATGTTCACGCAACTTCGCGAGGACATGAAGTGATTCAAACTGCTATCGGGATGCAGTTAACGCCACAAGATTATGCTTTTCCTTATTATCGTGATGATTCTATTTTATTATCAATAGGGATGAAGCCGTACGATTTAATGTTGCAAGTGTTAGCTAAAAAAGACGATCCTTTTTCCGCTGGACGAACCTATTATTCGCACCCAAGTTTGCGCGATGATGATAAACCAAAGATTCCGCATCAAAGTAGTGCGACAGGAATGCAGGCCATCCCAGCAACGGGTGTGGCAATGGGAATGTGGTACAAAGAGACTGAGAATTTACACGATAAATATGAGGAGCAACCTTTTGTAGTTTGTTCCTTGGGAGATGCTTCCGTAACCGAAGGTGAAATTGCCGAAGCTTTTCAAATGGCGGCTTTAAAGCAACTGCCAATTTTGTATTTAGTACAAGATAATGGTTGGGATATTTCAGCAAATGAGGCCGAAACCCGTGCACAAAATGCCTATGAATATGCACGAGGATTCAACGGTTTAGAAGCTGTTTCAATAGACGGGACCGATTTTGAAGAGAGTTATAACACCCTTCAAGATGTGATTTCAACAATTAGAACCGAACGGCGTCCGTTTTTGGTTCACGCCAAAGTTCCATTATTGAATCACCATACTTCTGGGGTGAGAATGGAGTTTTATAGAGATGATTTAGATGAAGCAAGATCTCGTGATCCGTATCCGAAGCTTAAAAAATTATTAGTAGACAATGGCTTTTCTGAAAAAGAGCTTTCAGAATTGGAAGCTGACATTCTAAAATCGGTTCAAAAAGATTATGAAAAAGCTTTAAAGGCCGAAGATCCTAAGCCTGAAGATTTATTTACACATGATTTTGCCCCTACCGAAATTACTGAAGAAAAAGGAGAACGATCCCCTGAAGGTGGCGAAAAAGTAGTGATGGTAGATTGTGCGCTCTTTGCTATTGAGGAGTTAATGGGTAAACACAAAGAATGTTTGCTGTATGGACAAGATGTAGGAGGACGTTTAGGCGGCGTGTTTAGAGAAGCAGCGACCTTGGCGCAGAAATTTGGTGACAACCGTGTGTTTAATACACCAATTCAAGAAGCATTTATTGTAGGATCAACTGTTGGGATGAGTGCTGTTGGTTTAAAACCCATTGTTGAGGTACAATTTGCCGATTATATTTGGCCAGGACTGAATCAATTATTTACCGAAGTCAGCCGAAGCAATTATCTTTCTAACGGAAAATGGCCGGTATCGATGATTCTTCGTGTGCCAATTGGTGCGTATGGTAGTGGTGGTCCATATCACTCTTCTTCGGTAGAAAGTGTGGTGACGAACATTCGCGGACTGAAAATTGCGTACCCAAGTAATGGCGCGGACCTGAAAGGTTTGATGAAAGCAGCTTATTACGATCCTAATCCAGTGGTTATTTTTGAGCATAAAGGCTTATACTGGAGCAAAGTAAAAGGAACAAAAGGCGCTACTTCTTTAGAACCTGCAGAAGACTATGTATTGCCTTTTGGGAAAGCATGGTTGCTTCAAGAAATCTGGAAACAGGAAGATGAAGAAACGCTTTCTATCATTACCTACGGAATGGGTGTACATTGGGCTGTTAACGCTTCCGCTGAATTAGGAATGGAAGACCGCATTGAGATTGTTGATCTTAGGACGTTACATCCTTTGGATTATGAAACGGTGTTTAAATCCGTCAAGAAATGTGGAAAATGTTTGGTTGTGACCGAAGAACCTTCAGATAATAGTTTCAGTAGAGCGTTACAAGGTAGAATTCAGGAAGAATGTTTCCAGCAATTAGATGCACCCGTTATGATAATTGGTAGTGAAAATATGCCCGCAATACCTTTAAATTCAACATTAGAAGAAACCATGATTCCTTCTACTGAAAAGGTGAAGACTAAAATTGAAGCGTTACTGAATTATTAA
- a CDS encoding urocanate hydratase: MTFKEAIQQGIPEQLPKAKAYDTERNHAPKRKEILSPEEKKLALQNALRYFDKKHHATLLPEFKEELEKYGRIYMYRFRPDYNMYARPIDEYPGKSQQAKAIMLMIQNNLDYAVAQHPHELITYGGNGAVFQNWAQYLLTMQYLSQMTDEQTLAMYSGHPMGLFPSHKDAPRVVVTNGMMIPNYSKQDDWEKFNALGVTQYGQMTAGSFMYIGPQGIVHGTTITVLNGFRKINKQPQGGLFVTSGLGGMSGAQPKAGNISGCVTVCAEVNKKATQTRHDQGWVDEVISDVTELANRVKKAISEKETISIAYDGNVVDVWEHFDEANIKIDLGSDQTSLHNPWAGGYYPVGMSYEESNEMMANDPETFKDKVQESLRRQAAAINKHTEKGTYFFDYGNAFLLEASRAGADILSEEPNKEFRYPSYVQDIMGPMCFDYGFGPFRWVCASGKPEDLQKTDDIASEVLQELMNDSPKEIQQQMQDNINWIKGAQENKLVVGSQARILYADANGRTQIATAFNKAIEEGKIGPVVLGRDHHDVSGTDSPYRETSNIYDGSRFTADMAIQNVIGDSFRGATWVSIHNGGGVGWGEVINGGFGMVLDGTIDAQRRLENMLFWDVNNGIARRSWARNDGAVFAIKRAMENNPNLQVTLPNFVDDNLL; this comes from the coding sequence ATGACATTCAAAGAAGCTATACAACAAGGTATTCCAGAGCAACTACCAAAAGCCAAAGCCTACGATACGGAACGCAACCATGCTCCTAAACGTAAGGAAATTCTTTCTCCCGAAGAAAAAAAGCTTGCGTTGCAGAATGCCTTACGATACTTTGATAAAAAACACCATGCTACTCTTCTACCCGAATTTAAAGAAGAGTTAGAAAAATACGGACGAATCTATATGTATCGCTTTCGTCCAGACTACAACATGTACGCTCGGCCTATTGATGAATACCCTGGAAAAAGTCAACAAGCAAAGGCTATTATGTTGATGATACAAAACAATTTAGATTATGCGGTGGCGCAACACCCTCACGAATTGATTACCTATGGCGGGAACGGAGCTGTTTTTCAAAATTGGGCACAGTATCTGCTAACGATGCAATACCTTTCGCAAATGACCGACGAGCAAACCCTTGCTATGTATTCGGGTCATCCTATGGGATTGTTTCCTAGTCATAAAGATGCTCCCCGAGTGGTTGTTACTAACGGAATGATGATTCCTAATTATTCTAAACAAGATGATTGGGAAAAATTCAACGCATTAGGGGTTACTCAGTATGGACAAATGACAGCTGGCAGCTTTATGTATATTGGTCCGCAGGGTATTGTGCATGGTACAACTATAACTGTACTCAATGGTTTTAGAAAAATTAACAAACAACCACAAGGAGGCTTGTTTGTAACTTCAGGTCTTGGAGGTATGAGCGGCGCACAACCCAAAGCCGGTAATATTTCAGGCTGTGTAACAGTTTGTGCCGAAGTAAATAAAAAAGCAACCCAGACCCGCCATGACCAAGGCTGGGTAGATGAAGTGATTTCTGATGTTACTGAACTTGCTAACCGAGTGAAAAAAGCTATTTCAGAAAAAGAAACCATATCTATCGCTTATGATGGAAATGTGGTAGATGTTTGGGAGCATTTTGATGAAGCGAATATTAAAATTGATTTAGGAAGTGACCAAACCTCCTTACATAATCCTTGGGCAGGCGGATATTACCCTGTTGGGATGAGCTATGAAGAATCGAACGAAATGATGGCAAATGACCCTGAAACATTTAAAGACAAGGTACAGGAAAGTTTGCGTCGCCAAGCTGCAGCCATCAATAAACACACAGAAAAAGGGACCTATTTTTTTGATTATGGAAACGCCTTCCTTTTAGAAGCTTCGCGCGCTGGAGCTGATATTCTTTCAGAAGAACCAAATAAGGAATTTAGATATCCTTCGTATGTACAAGACATTATGGGACCTATGTGTTTTGACTATGGCTTTGGTCCTTTTCGTTGGGTATGTGCATCTGGAAAACCAGAAGATCTTCAAAAAACAGACGATATCGCTTCCGAAGTGCTTCAAGAATTAATGAACGATTCGCCTAAAGAAATCCAACAACAAATGCAAGATAACATCAATTGGATTAAAGGAGCGCAAGAAAATAAACTGGTGGTAGGCTCACAAGCCCGTATTTTATATGCTGATGCCAATGGGCGTACTCAAATAGCTACTGCTTTTAACAAAGCTATTGAAGAAGGCAAAATAGGCCCTGTAGTACTAGGTCGAGATCATCATGATGTTTCAGGCACCGATTCACCATACCGTGAAACCTCAAACATCTACGACGGGAGCCGCTTTACAGCTGACATGGCTATACAGAATGTAATTGGCGATAGCTTCCGCGGCGCTACCTGGGTAAGCATACACAATGGTGGTGGTGTTGGTTGGGGCGAAGTGATAAATGGCGGCTTCGGTATGGTTCTTGATGGTACTATAGATGCACAACGACGGTTAGAAAACATGTTATTTTGGGATGTAAATAACGGAATTGCACGCCGCAGTTGGGCACGAAACGACGGAGCTGTCTTTGCCATAAAAAGAGCCATGGAAAATAATCCAAACTTACAGGTAACCCTCCCTAACTTCGTTGATGATAATTTACTTTAA